A region from the Azospirillum thermophilum genome encodes:
- a CDS encoding EAL domain-containing protein, whose product MNDARVLDTVRDALRADRIDIYLQPIVSLPQRKHRFYEVFSRVRAADGQQIMPDRYLAIAGREGLIATIDNLLLVRCIQLIRETERRQHAIGFFSNISAATLSDAEFMKHFLKMMAQNQALVPKLVFELGQADLRAGGAVTMGILQQLARLGFHFSMDQVTDLDLDIESLQRHEFRYVKLDRALVLDPALTDRVIDLRRRLGAEGIDLIVEKIETETQLVEILDIGFDFGQGFLFGEPRLSRKPG is encoded by the coding sequence ATGAATGACGCGCGGGTGCTGGATACGGTGCGCGACGCATTGCGCGCCGACCGCATCGACATCTATCTCCAGCCCATCGTCAGCCTGCCCCAGCGCAAGCACCGCTTCTACGAGGTGTTCTCCCGCGTGCGGGCGGCCGACGGCCAGCAGATCATGCCCGACCGCTATCTGGCCATCGCCGGGCGGGAGGGGCTGATCGCCACCATCGACAATCTGCTGCTCGTCCGCTGCATCCAGCTGATCCGCGAGACGGAGCGGCGCCAGCACGCCATCGGCTTCTTCTCCAACATCTCGGCCGCGACGCTGTCGGACGCCGAGTTCATGAAGCACTTCCTCAAGATGATGGCGCAGAACCAGGCGCTGGTGCCGAAGCTGGTGTTCGAGCTGGGGCAGGCGGACCTGCGCGCCGGCGGGGCGGTCACCATGGGCATCCTGCAGCAGCTCGCCCGCCTCGGCTTCCATTTCTCGATGGACCAGGTCACCGACCTCGACCTCGACATCGAGTCGCTGCAGCGGCACGAGTTCCGCTATGTGAAGCTGGACCGCGCGCTGGTGCTCGACCCCGCCCTGACCGACCGGGTGATCGACCTGCGCCGCCGGCTGGGGGCGGAGGGCATCGACCTGATCGTCGAGAAGATCGAGACCGAGACCCAGCTCGTCGAGATCCTCGACATCGGCTTCGACTTCGGCCAGGGCTTCCTGTTCGGCGAGCCGCGCCTGTCGCGCAAGCCGGGGTGA
- a CDS encoding tRNA-uridine aminocarboxypropyltransferase has product MNAEPCPTCLKPVHLCVCEAVEPIETSRFLLILQHPQEKRELLGTAQMMHLLFPNSALKVGLSWSNLKRILGREVDYKRWGVLYLGSAKPGEGGFKSDVAVVDKAGKPQKDSDAVLADLEGVIVLDGTWSQAKSLWWRNAWLLKCRRIVLNPEFRSLYGQARREPRRESVSTLEAGAFLLSRLEEDPAIFDRAMKPFSLLLKKMRAPRPRPAPVRAPEVQAPEAGGGAAPSGPEEPGPDGRDEA; this is encoded by the coding sequence ATGAACGCCGAGCCCTGCCCCACCTGCCTTAAACCTGTGCATCTGTGCGTCTGCGAGGCAGTGGAGCCGATCGAGACCAGCCGCTTCCTGCTGATCCTCCAGCATCCGCAGGAAAAGCGGGAGCTTCTGGGCACCGCGCAGATGATGCATCTGCTGTTCCCCAACTCCGCCCTGAAGGTCGGGCTGAGCTGGTCGAACCTGAAGCGCATCCTCGGCCGCGAGGTCGACTACAAGCGCTGGGGCGTCCTCTATCTCGGCTCCGCCAAGCCGGGCGAGGGCGGCTTCAAGAGCGACGTCGCCGTGGTGGACAAGGCCGGCAAGCCGCAGAAGGACAGCGACGCGGTGCTGGCCGACCTGGAGGGCGTCATCGTGCTGGACGGCACCTGGAGCCAGGCCAAGAGCCTGTGGTGGCGCAACGCGTGGCTGCTGAAGTGCCGGCGCATCGTGCTGAACCCGGAGTTCCGCTCCCTCTACGGGCAGGCGCGCCGCGAGCCGCGGCGGGAGAGCGTCTCCACGCTGGAGGCCGGCGCCTTCCTGCTGTCGCGGCTGGAGGAGGACCCGGCCATCTTCGACCGGGCGATGAAACCCTTCTCGCTGCTGCTGAAGAAGATGCGGGCCCCCCGCCCGCGGCCGGCCCCGGTGCGGGCACCGGAGGTGCAGGCGCCGGAAGCGGGGGGCGGTGCGGCGCCATCCGGCCCGGAGGAGCCCGGACCGGACGGGCGGGACGAGGCGTGA
- the infC gene encoding translation initiation factor IF-3 translates to MPSEAAPTRDGPRVNREITARSVRLVGADGEMVGVVSLRDALLAAEEAGLDLVEVAAQADPPVCKILDYGKFKYEAQKKAAEARKKQKIIEVKEIKLRPNIDDNDYDVKMRAARRFLEEGDKVKVTMRFRGREMAHQDLGMNVLVRVRDALDDLSKVEQMPKLEGRQMVMVLAPR, encoded by the coding sequence ATTCCGTCAGAAGCCGCCCCGACCCGCGATGGACCGCGGGTGAATCGGGAGATCACGGCCCGTTCCGTCCGTCTCGTCGGCGCTGACGGCGAGATGGTGGGTGTCGTATCGTTGCGCGATGCGCTGCTGGCTGCCGAAGAGGCCGGCCTCGACCTCGTCGAGGTGGCCGCCCAGGCCGACCCGCCCGTCTGCAAGATCCTCGACTATGGCAAGTTCAAGTACGAGGCTCAGAAGAAGGCGGCCGAAGCGCGCAAGAAGCAGAAGATCATCGAGGTCAAGGAGATCAAGCTCCGGCCGAACATCGATGACAACGACTACGACGTGAAGATGCGCGCCGCCCGCCGTTTCCTGGAGGAGGGCGACAAGGTCAAGGTGACCATGCGTTTCCGCGGCCGTGAGATGGCGCACCAGGATCTGGGCATGAATGTGCTGGTCCGCGTGCGCGATGCGCTGGACGATCTGTCGAAGGTCGAGCAGATGCCCAAGCTCGAAGGCCGGCAGATGGTGATGGTGCTCGCGCCGCGCTGA
- the nhaA gene encoding Na+/H+ antiporter NhaA → MRLSTIRAFLQTEASGGVLLMIASAAALIWANSAAAPLYQTILDLPLAVTAGGVGIDKPILLWINDGLMAIFFLLVGLEIKREVMEGELSSRSKAMLPGIAATGGMVVPALIYAAFTWNTPGALQGWAIPAATDIAFAVGVLALLGRGVPASLRVFLLALAIMDDLGAILIIAVFYSHGLEPLALALAAVAGLGLALLNRSGVRSLAPYLLLGLVLWVCVLKSGLHATLAGVALAFAIPLREGREDEEKAPLNRLEHALHPWVAFFIMPVFALANAGVPLDGITPASLAEPIPIGILLGLFVGKQAGVGFAVWLTVRLGLAPLPAGASWVQFYGVAVLTGIGFTMSLFIGTLAFSDPEHAVAVRLGVLSGSLLSALLGYVILRAAAVRSPARVVGTGR, encoded by the coding sequence ATGCGGCTGTCGACGATCCGCGCATTCCTGCAGACCGAAGCCTCCGGCGGTGTCCTCCTGATGATCGCCTCCGCGGCGGCTTTGATCTGGGCCAACTCCGCCGCGGCGCCGCTTTATCAGACGATCCTCGACCTTCCCCTCGCCGTGACTGCCGGCGGGGTGGGCATCGACAAGCCGATTCTGCTGTGGATCAACGACGGACTGATGGCGATCTTCTTCCTGCTGGTCGGGCTGGAGATCAAGCGCGAGGTGATGGAGGGCGAGCTGTCCTCCCGCTCCAAGGCGATGCTGCCGGGCATCGCGGCGACGGGTGGCATGGTGGTCCCGGCGCTGATCTATGCCGCCTTCACCTGGAACACGCCGGGCGCCCTGCAGGGCTGGGCGATCCCCGCGGCGACCGACATCGCCTTCGCGGTCGGCGTGCTGGCCCTGCTGGGGCGCGGCGTGCCCGCCAGCCTGCGCGTCTTCCTGCTGGCGCTGGCGATCATGGACGATCTCGGCGCCATCCTGATCATCGCCGTCTTCTACAGCCACGGGCTGGAGCCGCTGGCGCTGGCGCTGGCGGCGGTCGCCGGGCTCGGGCTGGCGTTGCTCAACCGGTCCGGCGTGCGGTCGCTGGCGCCCTACCTGCTGCTCGGCCTCGTGCTGTGGGTGTGCGTGCTGAAGTCGGGCCTCCACGCCACGCTGGCCGGAGTCGCCCTGGCCTTCGCCATTCCCCTGCGCGAGGGCAGGGAGGACGAGGAGAAGGCGCCGCTGAACCGGCTGGAGCATGCGCTGCATCCGTGGGTGGCCTTCTTCATCATGCCGGTCTTCGCGCTGGCCAATGCGGGCGTCCCGCTCGACGGCATCACTCCGGCCAGCCTGGCCGAACCGATCCCGATCGGCATCCTGCTCGGCCTGTTCGTCGGCAAGCAGGCCGGCGTCGGCTTCGCGGTGTGGCTGACGGTCCGGCTTGGACTGGCGCCGCTGCCTGCCGGGGCGAGCTGGGTGCAGTTCTACGGCGTGGCCGTCCTGACCGGCATCGGCTTCACCATGAGCCTGTTCATCGGCACGCTCGCCTTCTCCGATCCGGAGCATGCGGTGGCGGTGCGGCTCGGCGTGCTGTCGGGGTCGCTGCTGTCCGCCCTGCTCGGCTACGTCATCCTGCGGGCGGCGGCGGTGCGTTCTCCCGCGAGGGTGGTGGGCACCGGCCGCTGA
- a CDS encoding Tim44 domain-containing protein, producing MTDRPRSSHSAARSPARALTAVAVALCVALAAGTADARAGSSSSSGSRGSKTYSAPPPTNTAPSTAAPMERSMAPAQQPGMQRPTAPTQAPAQSGGFFRGGGFMSGLMGGLIGAGIGAMLFGGGFFDGLGSFAGILGFLLQVLLIVFLVRLAIRFFRNRSGQPAGAMGGAGPAYAGGPATLNRDPADVRYNPLGGGPLGGGPLGGSGPGGAPGQPRDELGVQPADFDAFERLLGQVQAAYGQEDLNALRQLATPEMVSYFAGDLAQNSSRGIVNRVSDPRLLQGDLAEAWREGAMEYATVAMRFSIIDTMVERATGRVVEGDPSRPVEVTELWTFARSRGGNWLLSAIQQTR from the coding sequence ATGACTGACCGACCCCGATCTTCGCATTCCGCCGCGCGCAGCCCGGCCCGTGCCCTGACCGCCGTCGCGGTCGCCCTTTGCGTCGCCCTGGCCGCCGGCACCGCCGACGCCCGCGCCGGCAGCAGCAGCTCGTCCGGCAGCCGCGGCAGCAAGACCTACTCCGCGCCGCCCCCGACCAACACCGCCCCGAGCACCGCCGCCCCGATGGAGCGGTCGATGGCGCCGGCGCAGCAGCCGGGCATGCAGCGCCCGACGGCGCCGACCCAGGCGCCCGCCCAGTCCGGCGGCTTCTTCCGCGGCGGCGGGTTCATGTCCGGCCTGATGGGCGGGCTGATCGGCGCCGGCATCGGCGCCATGCTGTTCGGCGGCGGCTTCTTCGACGGGCTGGGCAGCTTCGCCGGGATCCTCGGCTTCCTGCTGCAGGTCCTGCTGATCGTCTTCCTGGTCAGGCTGGCCATCCGCTTCTTCCGCAACCGCTCCGGCCAGCCGGCCGGCGCGATGGGCGGCGCCGGCCCGGCCTATGCCGGCGGTCCCGCCACGCTGAACCGCGATCCGGCCGACGTGCGCTACAATCCTCTGGGTGGCGGCCCCCTGGGTGGCGGCCCCCTGGGTGGGAGCGGCCCCGGCGGCGCCCCCGGCCAGCCTCGGGACGAGCTGGGCGTGCAGCCCGCCGACTTCGATGCGTTCGAACGCCTGCTGGGGCAGGTCCAGGCCGCCTATGGGCAGGAGGATCTGAACGCGCTGCGCCAGCTCGCGACGCCGGAGATGGTGTCCTACTTCGCCGGCGATCTGGCGCAGAACAGCAGCCGCGGCATCGTCAACCGCGTGTCGGACCCCCGCCTGCTGCAGGGCGATCTGGCCGAGGCCTGGCGCGAAGGGGCGATGGAGTACGCCACGGTGGCGATGCGCTTCTCGATCATCGACACGATGGTGGAGCGGGCGACCGGCCGCGTCGTCGAGGGCGATCCGAGCCGCCCGGTCGAGGTCACCGAGCTGTGGACCTTCGCCCGCTCGCGCGGCGGCAACTGGCTGCTCTCGGCGATCCAGCAGACCCGCTGA
- a CDS encoding tyrosine phosphatase family protein — MARDFLPFRLTVCGIEELTGFCGTGVSHVLSILDPDHPEPTAFGAYGEHERLELRFHDIIDPTPGQVTPEKEDVERILAFGRDLMAEPEACAHLLVHCHAGISRSTAALTMILAQARPDRPAADAMEAVVAIRHKAWPNLRMIEFADQMLGRGGDLVQAVRARHHAYGRQRPELVQFMVDNGRIREVEELID; from the coding sequence ATGGCCCGCGACTTCCTTCCCTTCCGCCTGACCGTCTGCGGCATCGAGGAGCTGACCGGCTTCTGCGGGACCGGGGTCAGCCATGTGCTCTCCATCCTCGACCCCGACCATCCGGAACCCACCGCCTTCGGCGCCTATGGCGAGCATGAGCGGCTGGAGCTGCGCTTCCACGACATCATCGACCCGACCCCGGGTCAGGTGACGCCCGAGAAGGAGGATGTCGAGCGCATCCTGGCCTTCGGCCGCGACCTGATGGCCGAGCCGGAGGCCTGCGCCCACCTGCTGGTCCACTGCCATGCCGGCATCTCGCGCTCCACCGCGGCGCTGACCATGATCCTCGCCCAGGCCCGGCCGGACCGGCCGGCCGCCGACGCGATGGAGGCGGTGGTGGCGATCCGCCACAAGGCCTGGCCGAACCTGCGGATGATCGAGTTCGCCGACCAGATGCTGGGCCGCGGCGGCGACCTCGTGCAGGCGGTGCGCGCCCGCCACCACGCCTATGGCCGGCAGCGGCCGGAGCTGGTGCAGTTCATGGTGGACAACGGCCGCATCCGCGAAGTCGAGGAGTTGATCGACTGA
- the thrS gene encoding threonine--tRNA ligase codes for MVTSVTSNIAITLPDGSVREFDRPVTGLEIASSIGPRLAKDALAVKIDGEVKDLTTTVATNARIEIVTRNHPDALEVIRHDAAHVLADAVQKLYPGTQVTIGPAIASGFYYDFARDEPFTPEDLEKIEAKMREIVAKDIPIVREVWSRDEAVAYFKKLGELYKAELIEAIPADQDISIYRQDDWLDLCRGPHAPTTGKVGQGFKLTKVAGAYWRGDSRNPMLQRIYGTAWRDEKELKAYLHQLEEAEKRDHRRLGKELDLFHVQEEAVGSVFWHPKGWTLFRTLETYIRTKLQGAGYVEVKTPQLIDSSLFKASGHWDMYGDNMFKVSADDGEKMLGIKPMNCPGHVQIFKHGLRSYRDLPIRMAEFGACHRNEPSGALHGILRVRAFTQDDAHIFCTEDQVPTEAAEYFKLQLGVYRDLGFDKIAVKLALRPDVRAGSDETWNRAEDGLRQALRSAGLEFEELPGEGAFYGPKVEFHLTDAIGRTWQCGTLQLDFVLPERLDATYIGEDGAKHRPVMLHRAILGSLERFIGMLIEHYAGKFPLWLAPVQAVVTTITNEADGYAAEVAALLKRKGVRVQLDVRNEKINLKVREHSLQKVPVMLVVGKREAEERTVAMRVLGGKDQEVLALDDAVTKLMQEARSPAGDAAFDSPF; via the coding sequence ATGGTGACTTCGGTGACGTCCAACATCGCCATCACGCTGCCGGACGGCAGTGTGCGGGAGTTCGACCGGCCGGTGACGGGGCTCGAGATCGCCTCGTCGATCGGTCCGCGCCTTGCCAAGGATGCGCTTGCCGTCAAGATCGACGGCGAGGTGAAGGACCTCACCACCACCGTCGCGACCAATGCCCGCATCGAGATCGTCACGCGCAACCATCCGGACGCGCTGGAGGTGATCCGCCACGACGCCGCCCATGTGCTGGCCGACGCGGTGCAGAAGCTCTATCCCGGCACGCAGGTCACCATCGGCCCGGCGATCGCCAGCGGCTTCTATTACGACTTCGCCCGCGACGAGCCCTTCACGCCCGAGGACCTCGAGAAGATCGAGGCCAAGATGCGCGAGATCGTGGCGAAGGACATCCCCATCGTCCGCGAGGTGTGGAGCCGCGACGAGGCCGTCGCCTACTTCAAGAAGCTCGGCGAGCTTTACAAGGCCGAGCTGATCGAGGCGATCCCCGCCGACCAGGACATCAGCATCTACCGGCAGGACGACTGGCTCGACCTCTGCCGCGGCCCGCACGCCCCGACGACCGGCAAGGTCGGGCAGGGCTTCAAGCTGACCAAGGTGGCCGGCGCCTACTGGCGCGGCGACAGCCGCAACCCGATGCTCCAGCGCATCTACGGCACCGCCTGGCGCGACGAGAAGGAGCTGAAGGCCTACCTGCACCAGCTCGAGGAGGCGGAGAAGCGCGACCATCGCCGCCTCGGCAAGGAGCTCGACCTCTTCCACGTCCAGGAGGAGGCGGTCGGCTCGGTGTTCTGGCACCCCAAGGGCTGGACGCTGTTCCGCACGCTGGAGACCTATATCCGCACCAAGCTGCAGGGGGCCGGCTATGTCGAGGTGAAGACGCCGCAGCTCATCGACAGCTCGCTGTTCAAGGCCTCGGGCCACTGGGACATGTATGGCGACAACATGTTCAAGGTCTCGGCCGACGACGGCGAGAAGATGCTGGGCATCAAGCCGATGAACTGCCCCGGCCATGTCCAGATCTTCAAGCATGGCCTGCGCTCCTACCGCGACCTGCCGATCCGCATGGCCGAGTTCGGCGCCTGCCACCGCAACGAGCCGTCGGGCGCGCTCCACGGCATCCTGCGCGTGCGCGCCTTCACCCAGGACGACGCCCATATCTTCTGCACGGAGGATCAGGTCCCGACCGAGGCGGCGGAGTATTTCAAGCTCCAGCTCGGCGTGTACAGGGATCTGGGCTTCGACAAGATCGCGGTGAAGCTGGCGCTGCGCCCCGACGTCCGCGCCGGGTCCGACGAGACCTGGAACCGCGCCGAGGACGGGCTGCGCCAGGCCCTGCGCTCGGCCGGGCTGGAGTTCGAGGAACTGCCGGGCGAGGGCGCCTTCTACGGCCCGAAGGTGGAGTTCCACCTGACCGACGCCATCGGCCGGACCTGGCAGTGCGGCACGCTGCAGCTCGACTTCGTCCTGCCCGAGCGGCTCGACGCCACCTACATCGGCGAGGACGGGGCGAAGCACCGGCCGGTGATGCTCCACCGCGCCATCCTCGGCTCGCTGGAACGCTTCATCGGCATGCTGATCGAGCATTACGCCGGCAAGTTCCCGCTCTGGCTGGCCCCGGTGCAGGCGGTGGTGACCACCATCACCAACGAGGCCGACGGCTATGCCGCCGAGGTCGCGGCCCTGCTGAAGCGCAAGGGTGTGCGGGTCCAGCTCGACGTCCGGAACGAGAAGATCAATCTCAAGGTGCGCGAGCACAGCCTGCAGAAGGTGCCCGTGATGCTCGTGGTCGGCAAGCGCGAGGCCGAGGAGAGGACCGTCGCGATGCGTGTCCTCGGCGGCAAGGATCAGGAAGTGCTTGCCCTCGACGACGCCGTCACTAAACTCATGCAGGAGGCGCGCTCCCCCGCCGGGGATGCCGCTTTCGATTCGCCGTTTTAA